Genomic DNA from Leptotrichia wadei:
TGTCTCCAGAAACTTTTATATTTCCAGCCATTGTGTGGTTACTTTTATTTGTTATAAGAACTCCTGTTGATTTATTTCCTGTTACTTCCACTAATGGTGTCGTACTTCCAACAGTTCCTGTACTTCCTGTTGAACGATCACTTAAGAATACACCTATATTCTCTGTATCTCCTGAACCTTTTATTTGTATAATACCTCTATTTTCAATAACTGCTTGATTAATTCCAACGATACCAATACCATGTTTTTCATTACCATTTGCTTTTGTAATTATAGAACCACTATTAACAAGTTTTGATCCATCAGTAAGCATACCAATTCCGTAAGACCCATTTAATTCTATTATTCCTCTATTATCAACTTTTGCTGTTGAAGCCGCTTGAGTAGCTGCATCCATATCAGAACGCATACCAATATTTACCACTTGATTTCCTGATGTTACTTTGGCTATTTCGGAATCTATTTTAATTTTTCCATCTGTATCATTAATAATATTACTTGCAATATTTACATAAGTTCCAACAGAATTCTCTACACCATTAAGAGCGATTATTCCTTTATTGATTGTTCTATCAATAGGGAAAGTTGCTTTTCCAGTATCATTTATTGTGTTATCTTTCATAATTGCCATACCTACAGAATTATTAGCCTTATCTTTCCCATTTGTTGTTAATAAAATAGTTCCGCTAGCTTCATTTATCATTAAGGCTTGATTTGAAGAATAAGCTGCAACTTTCATTCCATAACTTTCTTTTCCAGATAGCGATATTGTTCCATTATTATGTAGTTGAGCAAAAGTTCCTATTGGAGCCGCATTTCTTCCTTGCCCAGTACTTGTTCCATTAGTCCTATACAAATAAACATACATACCTATTGAATTTGGTCCCTTAAAATCAATAGTCCCATTATTATACATTGGTTGTACATTTCCTATTTCTGTAACATTTTGTGTTGAATTTTCTGAAACCTGTGCTATTCCAACTTTGTATCCTAAATACCCCTCTTCACTTTTCTTTATTGTCAATGTTCCTGTTGCTGGAGTAGGAGAAGGAACATTAAGTACTAAATTATCTGGGGTATCTATTGCAAATTGTTCCTGATTTTCTCCTTCATCTGTAATTTTTCCATTATTTCTGAATATTACTCCATTTTCTTGAGAAACCATTCCTAAAGTTAAAGGTCCGCTTAAATAAAGAGTCTTATTTGCTGGCAAAGTAACATTAGCAACAGCAGGGCAATTATCTACACAACCATCTATAGAAGCTTTTCCTTTATTATCAATCTCAATAAATCGTGAACCTCCTACTAAAAAACGTTGATTATTATAATTTTGTGTATTTCCACCTACTGTCGAATCTCCTATTGGACCACTATACTCATTATTTCCTCCATTATAAGAAAAATTATAAGAATTAAAATAAATTTTGTTGGGCAAATTATTAAATGGATTTATATAATTATTAGCATTGTATTCATAAGGTGGCGCTCCACCGCCTCCATGCCAAGTGCCCCTTTTTGTTTTTCCATTTGAATCACTTTCAACTTCGTACATTCCAAATGCACCACCATCATCCATCCATAATTTGAATGCCACTGTTATCAATGATGTTGGAAAACCTAGTTGTCCTGTATAATTACTGTCTAATGTATAACGCAACTGTGTTCTAATATTCTGTTTACTCCTATTATCAGTTGCTAAAAAATTAGTATCTGTAAGTCGATTAACAAAAGTTGTTCCTCCAACGAGAGGTGACGTTCCCACATTAGAATCTGGACCTAAAAACAATTGAAAGACAGGTGCTGATGGTAAAGATGGATTACTTGGAATATTTATATTTGGATTTATTGCCGAAAATCTAACTACTTCTGGAAACTCTGGTGTATTTACTACTTTCGGCTGTAAACTTAAAGGAGCCCTGCTTATTGCCTTCGGTTTTATCCCAGCTGTAAGTTCAACAGTAACAATTGGTTCTTTTGCATCTTTATAACTTGCTATCCCATATTCTGATATTATACCAGTTCTCAAATTTGTTGAAGCATATTTAGAATTTGTTAATTTGGGTAAATATCCATAAAATAAACTTTCTGGAGATATGTATCTGTTAAACTCATTTGAATCCCTTTCAAAAATTCCTTCATAAGGATACTTTTTAGATTTGTCTCCTTTTCCTTTATAAGTTCCGTCCCAGTTATTATAAAATTCATTAACTCCATATTGCCAGTTACTCCAAGTGCTTTTTATAACATGATCTCCCTGTTCCATTAATTGAATTAATTCAAGATTTGATTGTTTTATTGATTTATTGTTTTTATCTTTAGTTTTTTTTAAGTTTTGTTCAAAATTATGAACTGAAGTGTTTATCTGCTTTATTTGATTTTCAATTGCGGTATCGGTTGTTTGTGCGGAAAACAGATTATTTTCTATTCCTATTGTACCTGTCAACAGGAACATAATTAACAGTTTGTCTGTATATTTAAAATCTTTTACTCTTTTTGCAAAAGATTTTAGTTCTTTTTTTATTCTAGATAAATTTTTAGTCATTGTCACACTCCTCTATTTTTTAGAACTAATATAAATCCTATCCAATGTTTATTATATCACAAAAAAAAGTATTTTCAAATAATTTTTATATATTTTTTTCAGAAATTTTCTTTAATTATTATCTCCATCCAAAATTATAAACTTGTAAAATTACAATATTTACAGTATAATATAAGAGAAATTTATAATATATAGAAAAAACTATATAAAATAGAATGGAGCGGATCTATGCACAAGCAATTTGCGGAAATTTATGATATTTTTATGAAATATGTAGATTACGATGGTTGGTATAATTTTTTAAAGAGATTTATAAAAACAAAAGGAACTGTTCTAGATTTAGGATGTGGAACTGGAGAATTTGTCTTACGATTTCTTAAAGATGGATTTTCTGTTGTTGGAGTGGACTTATCTGAAAAAATGCTGGAAGTTGCAGAGAAAAAATTAAATGATCCAAAAATAATCGGAGAAAAATTTTCAAAAGATAGGTATAGACTTATCAAGGAAAATATTATAAATTTTGAAAATACAGTAGATTTTGAAAATAATAAAAATAACAATTTATGCCAAGTTGATTATATTGTCTGTAATTTTGATACAGTAAATTATTTGAAAAATGAAAAGGAATTTTTGAAATTTATCGAAAAATGTAATAAAAATTTAAAAAAAGATGGATATTTAATTTTTGACGCTGTAACTGAAGATATTTTTACAGAAATATTTGAGAATGACATCTTCCTAGATGAAGAACCAGAATATACAAGCATCTGGCGGCACGAGCAATTATCCAAAAAAAAGCATCTGATAGAAATAGATTTATTCATCCGTGAAAATGAAAATGACAATCTATTCAGAAAATACAATGAAATTCAGAATAAATTTATTTTTGATCCAGAATGGATTATAAAAACCGTCCAAAATAAAGGCTTTGAAATATTCGATACCGCCTCAAATCCTGAATTTGGAGAAAGCCGAATATTTTTTATCTTGAAAAAATTATAATTATCCAATCTGAATTATAAAAAATATTTATTGATAACAATTATTTAATTAAAAAACGAAAAAGAAGGTAACTTATGAAAAAAGAAAATGAAGAAAACAAAAAAAATGATTTAACAGAGGAAGAAAGAATAAAAGAAGAAGAAAAAAGAAAACAAAGACTTTTTGAAATAGAAAAAAAACTTGGAAGACATAATAACGATAAGGCAGTAAAAAATAAAAGAAATAATAAAATTATGAAATACTTTGCCCTTGCAACAAATATGGTTTATATTCTTGCCCTGCCAATTTTAATTATGCTAGGATTTTATTTATTTTTAAAAAAATATTTA
This window encodes:
- a CDS encoding class I SAM-dependent methyltransferase; this encodes MHKQFAEIYDIFMKYVDYDGWYNFLKRFIKTKGTVLDLGCGTGEFVLRFLKDGFSVVGVDLSEKMLEVAEKKLNDPKIIGEKFSKDRYRLIKENIINFENTVDFENNKNNNLCQVDYIVCNFDTVNYLKNEKEFLKFIEKCNKNLKKDGYLIFDAVTEDIFTEIFENDIFLDEEPEYTSIWRHEQLSKKKHLIEIDLFIRENENDNLFRKYNEIQNKFIFDPEWIIKTVQNKGFEIFDTASNPEFGESRIFFILKKL
- a CDS encoding AtpZ/AtpI family protein, whose translation is MKKENEENKKNDLTEEERIKEEEKRKQRLFEIEKKLGRHNNDKAVKNKRNNKIMKYFALATNMVYILALPILIMLGFYLFLKKYLFKTDQPIVLIIFLILGAISGYWSLIKQINNIK